A genomic stretch from Plutella xylostella chromosome 14, ilPluXylo3.1, whole genome shotgun sequence includes:
- the LOC105385820 gene encoding fibrohexamerin-like → MLYHDLCSIKVDKIEGKIINNVIPGYSVAGVENAVAEQDRDNYRPCPYYDLLCIRRYLSKHSNCKIALGPVPDPVYRDQSNLYFPTFKMSVTMNGLTIGGLNGVIREFYANRKDDLTILAVEFTNVTVVSNTAVFQYQRPGREPVVTNSSTNEFYPSFITTTVFRGVQHIDLANSETTAFLNTQPAIRIDPSAGVASDPAIAARYAVFLASIGVVAAETFMTTSVYYAATYIQYDVCDFGLRVN, encoded by the exons TGAGGGGAAGATTATTAACAATGTGATCCCGGGATATTCAGTAGCGGGTGTCGAAAATGCTGTAGCAG AGCAAGACCGAGACAACTACCGTCCGTGCCCCTACTACGACCTCCTCTGCATCCGTCGGTATCTCTCCAAGCACTCCAACTGCAAGATCGCGCTAGGCCCGGTCCCTGACCCCGTCTACCGGGACCAAAGCAACTTGTACTTTCCCACCTTCAAGATGAGTGTGACCATGAATGGGTTGACGATTGGCGGGTTGAATGGGGTTATTAGGGAGTTTta TGCCAACCGCAAGGACGACCTGACCATCTTGGCGGTGGAGTTCACCAACGTAACCGTGGTCTCCAACACCGCCGTGTTCCAGTACCAGAGACCAGGGAGGGAGCCTGTCGTCACCAACTCCAGCACTAATGAGTTTTATC CATCGTTCATAACAACGACAGTGTTTCGCGGCGTGCAGCACATCGACCTGGCCAACAGCGAGACCACCGCGTTCCTCAACACGCAGCCCGCCATCAGGATTGACCCGAGTGCGGGAGTCGCTTCTG ATCCCGCAATAGCAGCCAGGTATGCCGTGTTCCTAGCCAGCATCGGTGTAGTGGCGGCTGAAACTTTCATGACCACGAGCGTATACTACGCAGCCACTTATATTCAATACGATGTGTGCGACTTCGGACTAAGAGTGAATTAA
- the LOC125489515 gene encoding uncharacterized protein LOC125489515, with amino-acid sequence MKILLVFLLVSVCVANRIDEEEKDEKHDKKQIIPGYNIPEINQEFREQDRDIYRPCNFFDLLCIRRYLSRHSTCKIAIGSVPDPLYRAQSTTYYPTFNVSVVQNELFIGNANGFIREF; translated from the exons ATGAAGATCTTATTAGTTTTCCTACTTGTGAGCGTATGTGTTGCGAACCGTATCGACGAAGAGGAGAAAGATGAGAAGCACGACAAGAAACAAATAATACCCGGGTATAATATTCCTGAAATAAACCAAGAGTTCCGAG AGCAAGACCGCGACATCTACCGGCCCTGCAACTTCTTCGATCTGCTCTGCATCAGGCGCTACCTGTCCCGCCACTCAACGTGCAAGATCGCCATCGGATCCGTCCCTGACCCTCTGTACCGCGCGCAGTCCACTACTTACTACCCGACGTTCAATGTGTCTGTGGTACAGAATGAACTGTTCATCGGGAATGCGAACGGGTTTATTAGGGAGTTTTAG